One genomic window of candidate division WOR-3 bacterium includes the following:
- a CDS encoding ABC transporter permease: protein MIWFKLAFKNLIRRKTRSTLTVLGVAIAIAVLYSLFQFQQGYQLRLKGELGALGAHVMVVPKGCPYEAATIALHGGKWPRYMDESLLDKVKADPGVLEAAGVIMDAVFAPDNKNVILLGIDEDYMKLRPAWHINGHWFDSDSSVILGSTSAQEAGVKVGDIWTVPEKNFRLHVVGVLNRTNTQDDGFVFVPRKTLQKISGLEGKLVLILIKAKQVDRTDALVASLKASEVDMNVFPLSELLSTITSLMASTKVFVSTIILIAVILGGVGVLNTVLMAVFERTREIGMMKAMGGSRGDVFKLVWAETILTTGLGGVAGVVIAIFSSRLVEALIRGMIPYAPKGSLIGLSLPTMAMCVVLSLVLGLFAGFYPAFRAASVKPVEAIKAE, encoded by the coding sequence ATGATCTGGTTCAAGCTGGCATTCAAGAACCTGATTCGGCGCAAGACGCGCTCGACCCTGACCGTGCTCGGTGTTGCCATTGCCATTGCGGTTCTCTACTCCCTGTTCCAGTTTCAGCAGGGCTACCAGTTGCGGCTGAAAGGCGAACTGGGAGCGTTGGGCGCACACGTGATGGTTGTGCCCAAGGGCTGCCCCTACGAAGCCGCGACGATTGCGCTCCACGGCGGCAAGTGGCCGCGCTACATGGACGAGAGTCTGCTCGACAAGGTGAAGGCAGACCCGGGCGTGCTTGAAGCCGCCGGAGTAATCATGGACGCGGTTTTCGCCCCGGACAACAAGAACGTCATCCTGCTCGGGATCGACGAAGACTACATGAAGCTCAGGCCGGCGTGGCACATCAACGGTCACTGGTTTGACTCGGATTCGAGCGTGATCCTGGGCTCGACCTCGGCCCAGGAAGCCGGGGTCAAGGTCGGGGACATCTGGACCGTACCGGAGAAGAACTTCCGGCTGCACGTGGTTGGCGTGCTCAACCGCACGAACACGCAGGACGACGGGTTCGTGTTCGTGCCGCGCAAGACACTGCAGAAGATCTCCGGGCTCGAGGGCAAACTCGTCCTGATTCTCATCAAGGCGAAGCAGGTGGACAGGACTGACGCGTTGGTCGCCTCGCTCAAGGCCAGCGAGGTGGACATGAACGTCTTCCCGCTGTCCGAGCTGCTCAGCACCATCACCTCCTTGATGGCGAGCACCAAGGTTTTCGTTTCCACCATCATCCTGATTGCAGTCATCCTGGGCGGGGTCGGCGTTCTCAACACGGTGCTGATGGCCGTATTCGAGCGGACCAGGGAGATTGGCATGATGAAGGCGATGGGCGGGTCACGCGGGGACGTATTCAAGCTCGTCTGGGCCGAGACCATTCTGACTACCGGGCTGGGCGGCGTGGCCGGCGTGGTGATCGCGATCTTCTCTTCGCGCCTGGTCGAGGCGCTCATCCGCGGAATGATCCCGTACGCGCCCAAGGGTTCGCTCATCGGGCTCTCCTTGCCGACGATGGCCATGTGCGTGGTCCTGTCGCTCGTGCTCGGGCTGTTCGCGGGTTTCTATCCCGCGTTCCGGGCCGCCAGCGTGAAGCCGGTCGAGGCGATAAAGGCAGAATAG
- a CDS encoding ABC transporter ATP-binding protein has translation MSDSNTAVEARGLTRVYRRGAESIRALKGIDLAIGRGEFVGVVGHSGAGKTTLLNLFGLMDRPTEGRLEVLGTDVTRRGVRFDALRRANIGFVFQEFYLMPTLTALENVLLPTMWGKGNAERRAANAELPKGIRDRAEELLNFVGLGHRMTHKPSELSGGEMQRVAVARALINSPRLLLADEPTGNLDTTTRDGIFNLLLGLNRDSGLTVVVATHDLSLESRFTRVVRLEDGVIK, from the coding sequence GTGTCCGACTCGAATACTGCAGTCGAGGCGCGGGGTCTGACGCGAGTCTACAGGCGTGGGGCAGAGAGCATCAGGGCACTGAAAGGAATCGACCTCGCCATCGGACGCGGCGAGTTCGTCGGGGTCGTCGGGCATTCGGGAGCAGGGAAGACCACGCTTCTGAATCTCTTCGGGCTGATGGACCGGCCGACCGAGGGCAGGCTCGAAGTGCTGGGCACCGACGTCACCCGCCGTGGCGTCCGCTTCGACGCTCTTCGGCGCGCGAACATCGGGTTCGTGTTCCAGGAGTTCTACCTGATGCCGACACTGACCGCGCTCGAAAACGTGCTGCTGCCCACGATGTGGGGCAAGGGAAACGCCGAGCGCCGAGCGGCGAACGCCGAACTTCCCAAGGGAATCCGTGACCGGGCCGAGGAACTTCTCAACTTCGTCGGGCTCGGCCATCGTATGACGCACAAGCCCTCCGAGCTATCCGGCGGCGAGATGCAGCGCGTGGCCGTTGCCCGCGCCCTCATCAACTCGCCGCGCCTGCTGCTCGCCGACGAACCTACCGGCAACCTTGACACTACAACCCGCGATGGCATCTTCAACCTCCTTCTGGGCCTGAACCGGGATTCCGGACTGACGGTTGTTGTGGCAACACACGACCTGAGCCTGGAGTCCCGGTTCACGCGGGTTGTTCGACTGGAAGATGGAGTGATCAAGTGA